From a region of the Acinetobacter calcoaceticus genome:
- a CDS encoding UvrD-helicase domain-containing protein produces MNSRVQVSYQPIIDIDFSGLHLIEASAGTGKTYTLSSLMVRIFLEKYLPRQVIATTFTRAAAAELKSRIRARLVETYRYLETKRSFTEHELITQAEQEPDLLLQHILKSFATRIAYACERLKLVIDQLDELFVGTLDSFSQKLLREFAFESGKIERAQITDDAKTYSRQLIHDVLREWIQSQPQTVIDALYLAGELKSVDSFVKLVEDSLNFSSAHFKLPEKPTIQFEKLAQLKQLATEIDLSLLEHYYQLDGEHYKHVSGTVFRNGAFNKLFSECLPQLLQVLMQSDSILVFDGSLSAQRELIFKFLGQIADQKVFKKCPAEISDEFYQHPCIQQIQQLFGTLKNYAEQFDQLHIYLKAYLCVEVKKRLPQVLQNKGETTFSQQIRTLSDALKGEQGQRFAVFVQARYPLILVDEFQDTNQDQDDMLASIWRHPERYKKGCMIMVGDRKQAIYGFRGGDMLTFLNAYKDIQAKHGREYKLIHNHRSVADLVEVVDALFQRQIDFGEEVQYDSIRAGTRPHPALIEHNNHNQHPLRWLMLKDKETEAQQVAWKIRDLLNRSHEGHLYFQKDAQTQALNEDDIAVLSRNHDGLDKVQFELERLGIRVNRPSKRSVFDCTIAQDVGALLTAILHPYDEAKVKRALISRLFAMDLKLLLQLEQTAEGLSQFMTGFDGIRELWSAQGFLVAWQQCLIQFDIWQNLVAAQSKDNERVVVNLRHLTEILSQHSEKYSGAQNLYHWYLKQLRSPLDRDWELERKLSSEAGVQLMTIHQSKGLEFKIVFLLGADKPFRENNKTLNFSTQDITQPDSTQTLTQRVVAIADKTYLNEIELKQHEERALAEQNRLWYVALTRASHRVYALLQDVDGKSVSGLAFWKNRTEPFQHHCCTDEMVLEQIPQAIHLAKQTTIIELQAQRFPEQRFYSRGKTSFSYLAQHLKHKTGTDLLASQSNDAVLAEDELDLVNTVETISAQPIDWIKNNFPRGTLAGNFLHEIFEHIDFQCSDDWVIEIRRRFKNDYSSLWLDLLSKYKESFPEEEDTENLLYQSVAQWLQDVLRTPLYQSFKLNQLQPEQHLSEFPFYLALSDRVLAMTRVQQLFAEYGLNMPELLEARSARYLNGSIDLVYFDGQRYHIADYKSNYLGDDLADYRSDSIAQSMSLASYWLQAGLYLVALHRYLQVKMQNYQIEQHLGGATYLYLRGMNGEAEQGYYYWQPSIEFILRLDAILGYFAEDKIA; encoded by the coding sequence ATGAACTCAAGAGTACAGGTGTCTTATCAACCTATTATTGATATTGATTTTAGTGGATTGCACTTAATTGAAGCTTCGGCGGGTACGGGGAAAACTTATACTTTATCGAGCCTCATGGTTCGTATTTTTCTTGAAAAGTATTTGCCTCGACAAGTTATTGCGACCACGTTTACCCGTGCTGCCGCTGCCGAGTTAAAAAGTCGTATTCGCGCCCGTTTGGTCGAAACGTATCGTTATTTAGAGACAAAGCGCAGTTTTACAGAACACGAATTAATTACGCAGGCTGAGCAAGAGCCTGATTTGTTACTGCAACACATTTTAAAAAGCTTTGCGACGCGTATTGCTTATGCATGTGAACGTTTAAAACTGGTTATAGATCAGTTAGACGAGCTATTTGTTGGAACACTCGATAGCTTTAGCCAAAAACTATTACGTGAGTTTGCTTTTGAAAGTGGCAAAATTGAACGTGCTCAAATTACCGATGATGCCAAAACCTATAGTCGACAATTGATTCATGATGTACTGCGTGAATGGATACAGTCTCAGCCTCAAACCGTGATTGATGCGTTGTATCTGGCAGGTGAACTCAAGAGTGTTGATAGTTTTGTCAAACTAGTCGAAGACTCGCTTAATTTTAGTTCGGCTCATTTTAAACTTCCCGAAAAACCGACAATTCAATTTGAAAAACTTGCTCAGCTCAAACAGTTAGCCACAGAAATTGACTTAAGCCTTTTAGAGCACTATTACCAGCTCGATGGTGAACACTATAAACATGTGAGCGGTACAGTATTTCGAAACGGCGCTTTTAATAAACTATTTAGTGAATGTTTACCGCAGCTACTACAAGTTTTAATGCAAAGCGATAGTATTTTAGTTTTTGATGGGTCGCTATCAGCACAGCGTGAGCTTATTTTTAAGTTTTTAGGCCAAATTGCCGACCAAAAAGTTTTTAAAAAATGTCCGGCCGAAATTTCAGATGAATTCTATCAGCATCCCTGTATTCAGCAGATCCAGCAGCTGTTTGGTACCCTGAAAAACTATGCCGAGCAGTTCGACCAGCTTCATATTTATTTAAAAGCCTATTTGTGTGTTGAGGTGAAGAAACGTTTACCACAGGTTTTGCAAAATAAAGGTGAAACTACTTTTTCTCAGCAAATTCGAACACTGTCTGACGCTTTAAAGGGCGAGCAGGGGCAGCGTTTTGCTGTATTTGTTCAGGCGCGTTATCCCTTGATTTTGGTCGATGAATTTCAGGACACTAACCAAGATCAAGACGACATGCTGGCCAGCATTTGGCGCCATCCAGAGCGCTACAAAAAAGGCTGCATGATTATGGTGGGTGACCGTAAGCAAGCGATTTACGGTTTCCGCGGTGGGGATATGCTCACTTTCTTAAATGCCTATAAAGATATTCAAGCCAAACATGGTCGAGAATATAAATTGATTCATAACCATCGTTCTGTTGCAGATTTGGTTGAAGTGGTCGATGCCTTATTTCAACGACAAATTGACTTTGGCGAAGAAGTTCAATATGACTCAATTCGAGCAGGAACGCGGCCTCATCCTGCGCTGATTGAACACAACAATCATAATCAGCATCCTTTACGCTGGTTGATGCTCAAAGATAAAGAAACAGAGGCTCAGCAAGTTGCGTGGAAGATTCGGGATTTACTCAACCGTTCTCATGAGGGTCATTTATATTTTCAAAAAGATGCTCAGACTCAAGCCTTAAACGAAGATGATATTGCGGTATTGTCTCGTAATCATGATGGGCTGGATAAAGTTCAATTTGAGCTAGAGCGTTTAGGAATTCGGGTTAACCGACCATCGAAAAGAAGTGTTTTTGATTGCACAATTGCCCAAGACGTCGGTGCTTTGTTGACAGCCATACTTCATCCTTACGATGAGGCAAAAGTGAAGCGAGCTTTAATTAGCCGCCTGTTTGCCATGGATTTAAAACTGCTGTTGCAACTTGAGCAGACAGCAGAAGGTTTAAGCCAGTTCATGACTGGTTTTGATGGCATTAGAGAGTTGTGGTCCGCTCAGGGTTTTTTAGTGGCATGGCAACAATGCCTCATCCAGTTTGATATCTGGCAAAATTTGGTGGCTGCTCAAAGTAAAGATAATGAACGGGTTGTGGTGAACTTGCGTCATTTAACTGAAATTTTGAGTCAACACAGTGAGAAATACTCAGGGGCACAAAACCTCTATCATTGGTATCTCAAACAGTTGCGTTCTCCTCTTGACCGTGACTGGGAGCTAGAACGTAAATTGTCGAGTGAAGCTGGCGTTCAGCTCATGACAATTCACCAGTCAAAAGGGCTGGAATTTAAAATCGTTTTTTTGTTGGGTGCAGACAAGCCATTTCGAGAAAATAATAAAACACTGAATTTTTCGACCCAAGATATAACTCAGCCAGATTCAACTCAAACATTGACTCAACGTGTTGTGGCGATTGCTGACAAGACATATTTGAATGAAATTGAACTTAAGCAACACGAAGAGCGGGCACTCGCTGAACAGAATCGTCTTTGGTATGTCGCTTTAACGCGAGCAAGCCACCGTGTCTATGCACTTCTACAAGACGTCGATGGTAAATCGGTTTCAGGCTTAGCTTTCTGGAAAAATAGAACTGAGCCTTTTCAGCACCATTGCTGTACAGATGAAATGGTTTTGGAACAGATTCCGCAGGCAATTCATTTAGCTAAGCAAACCACTATTATTGAACTACAAGCACAACGTTTTCCTGAGCAACGTTTTTATTCACGCGGTAAAACCAGTTTCAGCTACTTGGCACAGCATTTAAAACATAAGACTGGCACAGATTTATTAGCGAGTCAGAGCAATGATGCTGTATTAGCAGAAGATGAGCTGGACTTGGTCAACACTGTTGAAACAATAAGTGCTCAGCCGATTGACTGGATCAAGAATAATTTTCCGCGAGGAACGCTTGCTGGTAATTTCCTACATGAAATTTTTGAGCATATCGATTTTCAATGTTCAGATGACTGGGTCATAGAAATACGTCGTCGTTTTAAAAATGACTATAGTAGTCTCTGGCTAGATTTACTCAGTAAATATAAAGAGAGCTTCCCAGAGGAAGAAGACACCGAGAATCTGCTTTATCAGTCAGTTGCACAGTGGTTGCAAGATGTTTTACGAACGCCACTCTATCAGAGCTTCAAATTGAACCAGCTTCAACCAGAACAGCATTTGTCAGAGTTTCCTTTCTATTTGGCATTGTCAGATCGGGTTTTAGCCATGACTCGTGTTCAACAGCTCTTTGCTGAGTATGGTTTGAATATGCCTGAATTACTTGAAGCTCGCTCAGCGCGTTACCTCAATGGTTCTATCGATTTGGTTTATTTTGATGGGCAGCGTTACCACATTGCCGATTATAAAAGTAATTATTTAGGTGATGATCTTGCAGATTATCGTAGCGATAGCATTGCTCAAAGTATGTCTTTGGCAAGTTACTGGCTACAGGCAGGTTTATATCTCGTTGCATTACATCGCTATTTGCAAGTCAAAATGCAGAATTACCAAATTGAGCAGCATTTAGGTGGGGCAACTTATCTTTATTTACGCGGCATGAATGGTGAAGCGGAGCAGGGGTATTATTACTGGCAACCTAGCATTGAGTTTATTCTGCGTCTTGATGCGATTTTAGGGTATTTTGCTGAGGATAAAATTGCATGA
- a CDS encoding serine hydrolase domain-containing protein, with protein MKIFSTNTCPVPDNIEQVIRRQDEVAAEQGGMTERQIQKIWNSVEALYKTGNYPLITFCLRRQGKILLNRSIGYAQGNSPAGLQENALIATPDTPVCLFSASKMITAMLIHLLDEKGEINLLDPVSYYIPEYGVNGKRRATIFHLLAHRGGIPYIDGDVTPELLFDKDEILKRLYAAKPVSPAGNHLAYHAVTAGYILGEVIERVTGQDLREFVHQTIEKPMGMPYFNYGLKPEYRSEVALNCATGLHPRLGTDHYLNHVLGGGLQLAVDVTNDNRFMDTICPAGNIYTSAEQAGRFFEMLLSGGSYGGQQIFSEKTIFRATLPTTGVNIDRTLLIPMRYALGPMLGSNPVGLFGPMTGQAFGHLGFSNILCWADPERDISVSLLTTGKSVVGTHLPALANVLYQISTQCPRIPRDQRRSLFGSDSHETNLV; from the coding sequence GTGAAAATTTTTTCAACCAACACTTGTCCAGTTCCGGACAATATTGAGCAAGTTATTCGTCGTCAAGATGAAGTTGCTGCTGAACAAGGTGGAATGACTGAACGCCAGATTCAAAAAATCTGGAACAGTGTAGAAGCACTATATAAAACTGGAAATTATCCACTCATTACCTTCTGCCTACGCAGACAAGGTAAAATTTTGCTAAACAGAAGCATTGGATATGCCCAAGGGAACTCTCCAGCAGGACTACAAGAGAATGCCTTGATTGCAACTCCAGATACGCCCGTTTGCCTGTTTTCAGCATCAAAAATGATCACCGCCATGCTAATTCATCTATTAGATGAAAAAGGCGAAATCAATTTGCTTGATCCTGTGAGCTACTATATTCCTGAATATGGTGTTAACGGTAAGCGCCGTGCAACCATCTTTCATTTATTAGCACACCGTGGCGGCATTCCCTATATTGATGGCGATGTCACGCCCGAACTATTATTTGATAAAGATGAAATTTTAAAACGTTTATATGCAGCCAAACCAGTGTCTCCTGCTGGTAATCATCTTGCCTATCATGCTGTTACGGCAGGTTATATTTTAGGAGAAGTGATTGAACGGGTAACTGGGCAAGATTTACGTGAATTTGTGCATCAAACTATCGAAAAACCGATGGGAATGCCTTATTTCAATTATGGTTTAAAACCAGAATACCGCTCAGAGGTTGCTTTAAACTGTGCAACGGGTCTACACCCTCGCCTTGGTACCGATCACTACCTGAACCATGTATTAGGTGGGGGGTTGCAACTTGCAGTTGATGTCACTAACGACAACCGTTTCATGGACACAATTTGCCCTGCCGGAAATATCTATACCAGCGCAGAACAAGCTGGACGCTTCTTTGAAATGCTTTTAAGTGGAGGAAGCTATGGCGGTCAGCAAATTTTCAGTGAGAAAACGATTTTCAGGGCAACACTGCCGACCACAGGCGTTAACATTGATCGTACTTTATTAATTCCAATGCGCTATGCCTTAGGACCAATGTTAGGTAGTAACCCTGTAGGTCTTTTTGGTCCAATGACGGGACAAGCTTTTGGACATTTAGGGTTTTCCAATATTTTATGTTGGGCCGACCCTGAAAGAGATATTAGTGTGTCTTTGTTAACAACGGGCAAATCTGTAGTGGGAACACATCTCCCTGCTTTAGCCAACGTGCTTTATCAGATTTCAACGCAATGTCCCCGCATCCCTAGAGATCAACGCCGATCTTTGTTTGGTAGTGACTCTCATGAAACTAACTTAGTGTAA
- a CDS encoding exodeoxyribonuclease V subunit gamma codes for MGIHVIQSQRIDVLLQGVLASTSQASTHPLQVLKTQHFIVPSPAVEQWLIQKLAEQQGMSANYQFHQRVRGFQWYAYQQVLTAHKEQVRKANIPRLIFKWRVHQALYEFIQPDTIGIDTSHPLHSIVQRIYDSADRLEQGIDKQLKKQKMLYWVAEQVADLFSNYMIYRGQCQRGCENSCTCPENWLSAWGQGRTLDIEKYIVQKDEEVTAFALHQTQELERWQRWLWQQHFHDDFLQMQQIDELFWQELEHPDRDKRAISSLPTQVVIFTLLDLPPSQLQFLRRLGQYIDVLILHYNPSQEYWADSVDPLWKQRYDLGVKERFIAKNPKATDAEISDFFNKFTLNFNAEARESRHPLLTRLGKQARDHFSLLSNLSTGEEGKWIDAFVDDFPESLLGKVQSDILYLVEPQAKQYELATDDDSIQIHVCHSTLRQLEVLKEQLICWLAKAHEQPRRPNDILVLVPNLVDIEPLIRSVFPATATEQGVHLPVKIAGVASLDALNAWRAVIGRIQLMQGRFSFDDFADWLSLHATQQRYELEYVQVERILNLLADAGFKRGLDAEHLKRSLCEGDDDYRYSFKFALERLALGIAVPVHATFNQVLSYAKVQPGDFELIGTLIQIYQDLNERRDWLTLHEQGQVYTVEYWLQVLGKDIVEFEQVGIAALKAVREVVKKQERMLTLASYYAETETGTLRKITLPLPYIIEEIQRTLESQSAQAEPTGQITFAQIGHIRPLPYRLMVMLNLDAGQFPNRDTHVPFDLMDALRQQLGDRSRLEDDQGAFLDALLLAQDNLWLFYNGFDVNDGEVREPSSILQEFREHLALIVKAEGELPENVVVEGIEIPSQLQQLYHLHHLQPFDPKGFTVEKSVVRYQDHWFKVASQIQQVSGNRQPWANTTYPLQAPDMLVLESQQWIQDVTFPARLYLKTLGVENLGSVGLLDQNEPLLLDGLGRYAIRHFLQQSDQQAQPEALLDQLPVSKVKYSAWQQGVFEQECLLERLHHYAPAVSETTQRVWRIAKQLHMNITVPKSETQDWVSMEPSSARAKRRAKVWLEHLLWLAYLNEGSAGAEKRRIVVFSDQTVICSGVSSEQARQYLQPWFKIWRYAQQQPLVLPAALLLKPLEKAKAYQWETANPAEKTKLDEKSYAELLKYWNETGSFTTMDMTQNEACKLHQDWSFILQEQDAQALLQHACDEFAYDLYHPVFQFQHSE; via the coding sequence ATGGGGATTCATGTTATTCAAAGTCAACGTATTGATGTGTTGTTGCAAGGGGTATTAGCGTCTACCTCCCAAGCTTCAACGCATCCATTACAGGTTTTGAAAACCCAGCATTTTATTGTTCCAAGTCCTGCGGTCGAGCAGTGGCTGATACAAAAACTTGCAGAACAGCAGGGCATGAGTGCCAATTACCAGTTTCACCAACGGGTACGCGGCTTCCAGTGGTATGCCTATCAGCAAGTCTTAACTGCGCATAAAGAGCAGGTTCGTAAAGCGAACATCCCACGTTTAATTTTTAAATGGCGGGTTCATCAGGCTTTGTATGAATTTATACAGCCTGACACAATTGGCATAGATACTTCACATCCTCTCCATTCTATTGTTCAGCGCATTTATGACAGCGCAGACCGGCTAGAGCAAGGCATAGATAAACAACTAAAAAAACAGAAAATGCTGTATTGGGTCGCTGAGCAGGTTGCCGATTTATTTAGCAACTATATGATTTATCGTGGACAGTGTCAGCGTGGTTGCGAGAATAGTTGTACGTGTCCGGAAAACTGGTTGTCTGCTTGGGGGCAGGGGCGAACACTCGATATTGAAAAATATATTGTGCAAAAAGATGAAGAGGTTACTGCTTTTGCATTGCATCAAACTCAAGAGTTAGAACGTTGGCAGCGTTGGTTGTGGCAGCAGCATTTTCATGATGACTTTTTGCAGATGCAGCAAATTGATGAGTTATTTTGGCAAGAGTTAGAGCATCCGGACCGCGATAAGCGCGCTATTTCAAGCTTACCTACTCAAGTGGTGATCTTTACCTTATTGGATTTACCACCAAGCCAGTTACAGTTCTTGCGCCGTTTAGGTCAATATATTGATGTGCTGATTTTGCACTATAACCCTTCACAAGAATATTGGGCTGATAGCGTCGACCCACTGTGGAAACAGCGCTATGACTTAGGGGTGAAAGAGCGGTTTATTGCAAAAAATCCAAAGGCAACTGATGCTGAAATTAGCGATTTCTTTAATAAATTTACACTCAACTTTAATGCTGAAGCACGTGAGTCTAGACATCCGCTTTTAACAAGATTGGGTAAGCAAGCCCGTGACCACTTCTCGCTATTATCAAATTTATCTACGGGTGAAGAGGGTAAGTGGATTGATGCTTTTGTGGATGATTTTCCTGAAAGTTTACTCGGTAAAGTTCAGTCAGATATTTTGTATTTAGTAGAACCTCAAGCTAAGCAATATGAGCTTGCTACAGACGATGACTCTATTCAGATCCATGTTTGTCATTCGACTTTACGTCAGCTTGAAGTATTAAAAGAGCAATTAATCTGTTGGCTAGCCAAAGCACATGAGCAGCCGCGTCGTCCAAATGATATTTTGGTTTTGGTTCCTAATTTGGTTGACATAGAACCTTTAATTCGAAGTGTATTTCCCGCTACTGCCACTGAGCAGGGTGTGCATTTGCCCGTGAAAATCGCAGGTGTTGCATCACTCGATGCACTTAATGCTTGGCGTGCCGTGATTGGGCGTATTCAACTGATGCAGGGGCGTTTTAGCTTTGATGATTTTGCTGACTGGTTAAGTTTGCATGCGACCCAACAACGTTACGAACTTGAATATGTTCAGGTTGAGCGAATTTTAAATTTACTTGCCGATGCAGGCTTTAAAAGAGGACTTGATGCCGAGCATCTCAAGCGCAGTTTGTGTGAAGGTGATGACGATTATCGATATAGCTTTAAATTTGCTTTAGAGCGATTGGCACTTGGTATTGCTGTGCCAGTACATGCCACATTTAATCAGGTATTGAGTTATGCCAAAGTTCAACCGGGTGATTTTGAGCTGATTGGTACACTCATTCAGATTTATCAAGATTTGAATGAGCGCCGTGATTGGTTAACCCTGCATGAACAGGGGCAAGTCTATACAGTTGAATATTGGCTTCAAGTGCTGGGTAAAGATATTGTTGAATTTGAGCAGGTGGGTATTGCTGCTTTAAAAGCTGTTCGGGAAGTTGTCAAAAAACAAGAACGAATGTTGACGCTCGCAAGTTATTACGCCGAGACAGAAACAGGAACTCTACGCAAAATCACTTTGCCACTGCCTTATATTATTGAAGAAATTCAACGGACCTTAGAAAGCCAAAGTGCACAAGCTGAACCGACTGGGCAGATTACCTTTGCCCAAATTGGACATATTCGGCCATTACCCTATCGCTTAATGGTGATGTTAAATCTTGATGCAGGGCAATTCCCAAACCGTGATACACACGTTCCATTTGATTTAATGGATGCATTACGCCAACAGTTAGGCGACCGCTCTCGTCTTGAAGATGATCAGGGTGCTTTTTTAGATGCGTTGTTATTAGCCCAGGACAATTTATGGCTGTTTTATAACGGATTTGATGTGAATGACGGTGAGGTCCGAGAACCTTCCAGTATTCTTCAGGAGTTCCGTGAACACCTTGCATTAATTGTGAAAGCTGAAGGTGAGCTACCTGAAAATGTAGTCGTTGAAGGGATTGAAATTCCATCCCAGTTACAACAACTGTATCACCTCCATCATTTACAACCCTTCGATCCGAAAGGTTTTACTGTAGAAAAAAGTGTTGTTCGTTACCAAGATCACTGGTTTAAGGTGGCTTCACAAATTCAGCAAGTCTCAGGAAATCGTCAACCTTGGGCGAATACGACTTATCCGCTGCAAGCGCCTGACATGTTGGTTTTAGAGAGCCAGCAATGGATACAGGACGTGACGTTCCCCGCACGGTTATATTTGAAAACTTTAGGGGTAGAAAACTTAGGAAGTGTCGGACTGCTCGACCAAAATGAACCTTTATTGTTAGATGGTTTAGGACGTTATGCGATTCGACATTTTTTACAGCAATCAGATCAACAAGCACAACCTGAAGCTTTGCTTGATCAATTGCCAGTAAGCAAAGTTAAATACAGCGCATGGCAGCAAGGTGTTTTTGAACAAGAATGTTTACTTGAACGCCTTCATCATTATGCACCAGCGGTAAGTGAAACAACCCAGCGAGTTTGGCGCATTGCCAAACAGCTTCATATGAATATTACTGTTCCAAAGTCTGAAACTCAGGATTGGGTCAGTATGGAGCCGTCGAGTGCTCGGGCAAAAAGACGTGCGAAAGTCTGGTTGGAACATCTACTTTGGTTGGCCTATCTTAATGAGGGAAGTGCTGGCGCTGAAAAACGCCGTATTGTAGTTTTTAGCGATCAAACCGTTATTTGTAGTGGCGTAAGCTCTGAGCAAGCTCGGCAATATTTACAACCATGGTTTAAAATCTGGCGTTATGCTCAACAACAGCCATTAGTCTTACCAGCAGCCTTATTATTAAAACCACTAGAAAAAGCCAAAGCATATCAGTGGGAAACAGCAAATCCGGCAGAAAAAACAAAACTGGATGAGAAGAGTTATGCTGAGCTGTTAAAATACTGGAATGAAACAGGGTCATTTACCACCATGGATATGACTCAAAATGAAGCTTGCAAGTTGCATCAAGACTGGAGCTTTATTTTACAAGAACAAGATGCACAAGCTTTGCTTCAACATGCTTGTGATGAGTTTGCATATGATCTGTATCATCCAGTTTTTCAATTTCAACATTCGGAGTAA
- the rpsO gene encoding 30S ribosomal protein S15: protein MALTNADRAEIIAKFARAENDTGSPEVQVALLSAQINDLQGHFKAHKHDHHSRRGLIRMVNQRRKLLDYLNGKDHGRYVALIGALGLRR from the coding sequence ATGGCTTTAACTAATGCAGACCGCGCAGAGATCATTGCTAAATTTGCTCGCGCTGAAAACGACACTGGTTCACCAGAAGTACAAGTAGCTTTATTAAGTGCTCAAATCAATGATTTACAAGGCCACTTTAAAGCTCACAAACACGACCATCATAGCCGTCGTGGTTTGATTCGTATGGTTAACCAACGTCGTAAATTGCTTGACTATTTAAATGGTAAAGACCACGGTCGTTACGTTGCATTGATCGGTGCTTTAGGTTTACGTCGTTAA
- the recD gene encoding exodeoxyribonuclease V subunit alpha, with protein sequence MDNLNSPEQADLSWLTTWSNFLNQAPFTEQSQVPEATSYLQQLIEASLQGDSCIDVSPEQIAALGQLAISADQATSKVAPCVYDEQGLALYRYWHLEQRLAEQICRLKQQLIQPVSCEDYISLLTDPHQQAALQMVARQSLCIITGGPGTGKTYTLARIIAVLGQAIPHIRVAMAAPTGKAAQRMQEALQNSFNDPKLLESGLMSEELRNQGTQTIHRLLGMGHGQIPRFHQKQPLPYDVIVVDEASMLDLNLATLLFEAVPESCRIILLGDANQLASVDVGAVLADLQQIQALTDNRVQLQTSRRFAEGALIGQVAKFIQAQTYQQNHEVVLQQFEIDIVQVSELKPIVLQNEMPDVVQLEYLPEGNHAEVEIYYQKLMLGFQGYVKSLKNYLKEERSIEQVQNVVKAFDDYRILTAVRHGPFGLQQLNQYAQRWLQQQLSIVTVGGWYVGRPVMITYNDYQLGISNGDIGLCFEHRTQPQQFEVYFPSLNKWVAANRLPKSIQSAFALTIHKSQGSEFTHTAVVLDQAAKNLLSQELIYTAITRAKKVVSLLVHPEALVQAFTVRTTRKSGLVQKVNRLVR encoded by the coding sequence GTGGACAATTTAAATAGCCCTGAACAAGCCGATTTAAGCTGGTTAACAACGTGGAGTAACTTCTTAAATCAGGCTCCATTTACTGAGCAATCACAAGTGCCAGAAGCCACTTCTTATTTGCAGCAGCTTATTGAAGCGAGCTTACAAGGCGATAGCTGTATCGATGTCAGCCCAGAGCAAATTGCAGCACTTGGTCAACTTGCTATATCAGCCGATCAAGCGACTTCAAAAGTTGCACCATGCGTCTACGATGAGCAGGGGTTGGCATTATACCGATATTGGCACTTAGAGCAACGCCTTGCAGAACAAATTTGTCGATTAAAGCAACAATTAATTCAACCAGTATCTTGCGAAGACTATATAAGCCTACTTACAGACCCGCATCAGCAGGCAGCTTTACAAATGGTTGCCCGGCAGAGCCTGTGTATTATTACGGGTGGGCCAGGTACAGGTAAGACTTATACACTGGCACGTATTATTGCTGTGCTTGGGCAGGCGATCCCACATATACGTGTTGCGATGGCTGCTCCAACAGGTAAAGCGGCACAGCGCATGCAAGAAGCGCTACAAAACTCATTTAACGACCCTAAATTGCTTGAGTCCGGATTAATGAGTGAAGAGCTCAGAAATCAGGGAACGCAAACGATTCATCGTTTATTGGGAATGGGGCATGGGCAGATTCCTCGCTTTCATCAAAAGCAACCGCTTCCTTACGATGTGATTGTGGTGGATGAAGCTTCCATGCTGGATTTAAATCTGGCAACACTTCTATTTGAGGCTGTGCCAGAGTCTTGTCGAATTATTTTATTAGGCGATGCAAATCAGCTTGCTTCCGTCGATGTAGGTGCTGTACTGGCTGATTTGCAACAAATACAGGCACTAACCGACAACAGAGTACAATTACAAACCAGTCGCCGTTTTGCTGAAGGGGCGTTGATTGGGCAAGTTGCTAAATTTATTCAGGCACAAACCTATCAACAAAATCATGAAGTGGTTTTGCAGCAGTTTGAAATTGATATTGTTCAGGTTTCTGAGTTAAAGCCTATTGTTTTACAAAATGAAATGCCAGATGTGGTTCAGCTTGAGTATTTACCTGAAGGGAATCATGCAGAAGTCGAAATTTATTATCAGAAGCTCATGCTAGGTTTCCAAGGATATGTAAAGAGCCTAAAAAATTATTTAAAAGAAGAACGCTCGATTGAACAGGTTCAAAACGTAGTAAAAGCATTTGATGACTACCGCATTTTAACCGCGGTCCGTCATGGTCCATTTGGATTACAGCAGTTAAACCAATATGCGCAGCGCTGGTTGCAGCAGCAACTTTCAATAGTGACTGTGGGAGGGTGGTATGTGGGTCGTCCGGTGATGATAACTTATAACGACTATCAGCTTGGTATTTCAAATGGAGATATTGGTCTGTGTTTTGAGCATAGAACCCAGCCACAGCAATTTGAAGTATATTTTCCAAGTTTAAATAAATGGGTAGCGGCAAACCGACTACCTAAAAGTATCCAAAGTGCATTCGCTTTAACGATTCATAAGTCGCAAGGGTCTGAATTTACACATACTGCTGTCGTTCTGGATCAGGCTGCAAAGAATTTATTAAGCCAAGAGCTTATTTACACTGCGATTACACGCGCTAAAAAAGTAGTCAGTCTTTTAGTTCATCCAGAAGCTTTAGTTCAGGCATTTACAGTGCGTACTACACGAAAAAGTGGTTTAGTTCAGAAAGTTAATCGGTTAGTTCGTTAA